The genome window TACTTGGCTGTATCGGATTGGTACAAATAAGGTCATAGACTATTTTAGAAAGAATTCTGTTGAAAGGAGGAGAATAGCTGATTTCGGAGAGTACGAGATTCAAGATCAAGTGATGTTCACGATAGATATTGAAAATAAAGAATTATTGCTGAGGCTGCTAGATTATATTAATTCCTTAGACGTAAAGTCACAGCAGGTTTTTAGATTAAAGATATTTGCAGAATACACCTTTCCCCAGATTGCTTTGGTTCTATCCTTGCCAGAATCAACGGTAAAATCAAAGTATTACAGGCTATTAAAAAGTATAAGGGAGGAGTTTAAGGATGAATATTATGAAACCTACAAATCGTGAAAAGGAAAAGGCAATAGAAAATATCCTATCCCAAGGATTATCCAAGCCGGATGGACTTTGGGATTTTTGCCACAGAATATACTGTTCACTTGGATTTAAATTTGTTTTCTTTGATATATCACAAGCAATAATAATGGCATTTACTACAACAATTGGATTTATTCTGCTTTACGTTTTATCATCACAACAACATATCTACTCAATGCTATTTGCAGTATCACCATTGTTTTTTACCACAGTTGTATTCTTTACGGAATTTGTTGAGAAAAATAATGCTTTGTATGAACTAAAAATGACCTTTAAATATACTACTCAGCAGGTAATTATCTTTCGAATTTTGTGTTATTCGCTGATAAGTATGATCCTATGCATTTTCATAAGTATTGGTATGCTAGATAAATATAATTTTCTCAGGATAGCTTCCATTACCCTAAGTGCACTATTGATATGTGCCCTTCTTACCCTATATATTATGAGACGTTTTAAAGGTCGCTGGATTCATTTTACTTCACTAATGGTATGGGGATCAACTACATTTCTACCAGTTTTGATTCTCGGTGAAAGATGGGAATTATTATTATCACAAATCCCTATAGGAATAACCATTATTGCAGCCGTAATAGGGTTTATTTTATATCTGATGGAAATAAAGAAATTAATTAATATGGATAAAATGGAGGTTTCATATTATGTTGGCAGTTAATAATGTTACAAAAAAGTACAAAGATTTCATCGCACTTGAGGATATTGACCTTGAATTTGACAATGGAGTATATGGTTTGCTTGCCCCCAATGGCGCTGGAAAAACGACTTTGATAAAAATGCTTACTACGCTTCTTTTTCCCACAAAAGGTGAAATCCTTTGGGAAGGTATGGATATTCGAGCGTTAGATGAGAAATACAGGGATATCATTGGGTACCTACCACAGGAATTTGGATATTATAAGAACCATTCACCACAACAGTTTCTGGGCTATCTAGCAGCACTAAAAGGCATTGATCGGCATGA of Irregularibacter muris contains these proteins:
- a CDS encoding RNA polymerase sigma factor, which encodes MDEENRLISRIQRTGNRRAADQLIRKYYDEIYTYVYKQISDKHTAMDVVQNIFISMLQSISTYDNRKASFRTWLYRIGTNKVIDYFRKNSVERRRIADFGEYEIQDQVMFTIDIENKELLLRLLDYINSLDVKSQQVFRLKIFAEYTFPQIALVLSLPESTVKSKYYRLLKSIREEFKDEYYETYKS